From one Salmo salar chromosome ssa09, Ssal_v3.1, whole genome shotgun sequence genomic stretch:
- the zdhhc22 gene encoding palmitoyltransferase ZDHHC22: MIIRMFKLRLLNAVAPAYFFSATAVTFIFHFCFFIPTIFQSPGISLRASTVIHTAVFLYLMLNALGNYVMTIKYPAESANETVIPACSVDCSDKIDAHYLLNGRHFCKLCKKVILRRDHHCFFTGNCIGNKNMRYFIMFCIYTSCTCLYSLVLGVAFLTVEYNISFENPLTFLTLLPLSTGYFFLGVISGLQFFLVLMLYVWLGIGLVCAGFCCQQVLLVARGQTYCQMKRGQLVESCSSWKDNLSDVFGSHWAVGLFLPVQTVEAFSGEVAAHHHKHD, from the exons ATGATAATCAGGATGTTTAAATTAAGACTCCTCAACGCTGTCGCCCCAGCATACTTTTTCTCAGCCACAGCGGTAACCTTCATTTTTCACTTCTGCTTTTTCATCCCAACGATTTTTCAAAGCCCGGGCATCTCACTGAGAGCATCAACTGTGATTCACACCGCCGTTTTCCTATACCTGATGCTGAACGCTTTAGGTAACTATGTCATGACTATAAAGTACCCCGCTGAGAGTGCAAATGAGACCGTGATTCCTGCATGTTCGGTAGATTGCTCAGATAAAATAGACGCCCACTACCTCCTCAACGGTCGCCACTTCTGCAAACTCTGTAAGAAAGTCATACTCAGGAGGGACCACCACTGTTTTTTTACTGGAAACTGCATTGGCAACAAAAACATGCGATACTTCATCATGTTCTGCATATACACGTCATGCACTTGTTTGTACTCCTTGGTTCTTGGTGTGGCCTTTCTAACTGTGGAATACAACATCTCCTTTGAGAACCCATTGACTTTCCTCACCCTTCTGCCCCTCTCTACTGGTTACTTCTTCCTAG GAGTTATCTCAGGTCTGCAGTTCTTCCTGGTGCTGATGCTATATGTGTGGCTGGGCATCGGCTTGGTGTGTGCAGGGTTCTGCTGTCAGCAGGTGCTGCTGGTAGCGCGGGGGCAGACCTACTGCCAGATGAAGCGGGGCCAGCTGGTGGAGAGCTGCAGCTCCTGGAAGGACAACCTGAGTGATGTGTTTGGCTCCCACTGGGCGGTGGGGCTTTTCCTGCCAGTACAGACAGTGGAGGCCTTTTCAGGAGAGGTCGCTGCCCACCACCATAAACATGACTGA